The genomic region atgtttattcTTCCCTCTGTGCACGCGTATGGGTGAGGGTCAATTCCTGAAAGCTGTTGTCGGAGCGTCATTGATTAGAAACGGCACCAGGAATACACGCAGGCTCACACGTATGAGCATGTTTAGGTACAGACACGTGGCTGCTTTGTCTTGATGGCCTTCACCTGCTTCCAGACATGTCGGTTTGCCTTTTTAATAATACAGTACAACATTTTCCTCCGTTCTTCTACTGTTCCAACTAACAACCAAGCCTCCACCTCTCGTCTCTTTGTGGAATATCAGGGACTTTAAGGTCCCTGATCCTGGACTCTGCTTTCACCTGTGAGGAACCAGTTTTCCCAGTACAACAATGGTCATTCTCAATACTTTCCAGTGAAATCTGGGTCTGTTTgctccacccctgctgccccACGGCTTGCCCTTGAGCTCCAGGCCATGAACACTAAAGGTCACCAACTTGAGCGACTTGTGGTCTGAGTATCCACAAAGAACTGCACAAAACCCTTATTATACAACATTATAAGGAATCCACTGCTCAAACCCAAATGGAATCTGTTCTCCAACAAAGTTCTAGTTCTTCTCCACTCTCATGCCTGCCTCTCCTATCTGATCATATCTGCTCGACAGCTCACTGTCTTCTTCACTCACAAATCAATAATATTACCAGGTCAGACTATTTCCTCCTATGTAGCATCGAGTATACTGCCGCTTTGCCGCCTATGACTATTGTACTTCCTTCTCCTCAGTTTACCAAACAAGCTCCATCCATAGATCTCAAATGGTCCAGACCTCAGCTGCCTGCAACATTACGACCCCCCACCTCAGTCACCACCTCCAGCTACTACACAGGCTCCTGGTCAGATTCAGAATATACCTCTTATATACATTCAAAGCCATCCACAACCTCGGCCCTCCCTGCCTGTCAGATCTTCTCCactccaccacctcctgctgAAATGTGTTCATGCTGTTGTAGCTACTACAAAAGGTGGAAGAAACAAAAATATTCCAGTTTGAAGTGGATTAAAACAGCATTGCTGTGCCCaaagtcacacacactcattcactaCTCCCCTACTCAGCACGCAGGGAGCAGATGAACGCTCTAAAGTGGGAAAACTGTTTCTCCAGTGGAATTTGTAGGGGCAAAGGGAAAAATTCAATTCTTCTTGGCCTCATTGCCAAACTGTGATTTAGTCAATAAGGAATTCTCCGCTTCGCTTAGTAATTTCGGTGTCTGTACTccaactccacacacacacacacagatagagcAAGACAAGGATAGAGAGTCCTGTTTGTTTATTAGAACTGGTTATTGCTATTTATCTCGCTAAAATATTTTGACAGTCCAGTCAAAGTAATGCTTGATCTTGGTTTTTCACACATGTACACTTACTGGAAAATGGCAGTAAAAGCACCGTGCCCTGCTTCTATTAAAAATCCATCAGGTTGCTGTGTGGGCTGATGTACATTAACTTGTTGTCTGGCTGTCTGGACCTTTCCGGAGCAAGAGTCAACTGTGAGCAGAGGATTTCTCTGTTTAACATCAGTTCAGTGGGAGGCGCAGCCGTATAGATGTCCATGATAATAgttctttcttttgttctttgcttACTTTGCATTTTGCCCGTCCTCACACATCGTCCACAAATTGAGACAAATTGTTTGGCCTCTTTAGAAAAATCAGATATCCTGCGTGGAGCTGAGGAAGGATCGTTCTTTCCAAAAGTTTGGGAGCAATTAATAACAGAGTAAACCTCCGACCTACACTGGAGTTATCATCTAGTTTATTGGGATGCTTTTGTTCCAACTTACTCCCTCTATCCTTTAAAAGGAGATAATTAAGTAGCCTAGAGTTTAATATTTGGTTGTTTGCACCACTTCTCTGCCTGACATTGCTGCCAGTCGTTGTcatctttgctttttttccatCCAGAAGTTGAGAAACGATCCCAGGTTCTCCAGGAAACAACATTTGCTATCTTGATAATGACATAAATAACTCCATATCTAATGCAAACAAGCGCTGTTTTGCTTTGAGGAACAGCTTTTCAACAGAAGcattcattttcctcctcttttccggTTCGGATTTAAAGATGTCAGGAATTTTCAGAACTTCACCCCCAAAGCAGCTCCAGTCTCCAAAAACCTTCTGACAGCGAAAAAGTTCCTACATGGAGAcgaaaacatttgaaataaatggTTGTTTCCATAACTTGTCTGGTGTTTGGGGacactgtgagtgtgtgtgtgagtgtgttgtaaAACACCACCTGAGCAATGCTGTCCAAACTGCTCTCCTCcttatagaaacacacactttgAGGTAATTGTGGGGCAGAGACGGACAAGCGGGTCAGCATATTATCGGACTGATGAACAAACAAGATatgctgtctgtgtgttttcatgctttACTGAAATCCACAGTAGTCATTTGGGGACGTGTGTTTATTCCGTTTATGTCTCCAGCAGTTTAAGACCTACTTTGTCTTTCTATTTGTGGTAACCCGCCATCTGGCTGGGTGTGCAGACGGAACCAAAGCAGTGGGTGACGTTGCTCCTTCATGGGCTGCTGGTCGGCCCGAGCTGTGTCATATTTGTTCTGACTGGTGCCCTTAGTAACGAGGGAAGCGTTGTGAGGGACCCCTGCTCTGGAAACGCAACGTTACCAGATGcggaaatgtgtttttcatcatttttttgtGGGTCCATGTCCATCCTCGTCATCGAGGCTCTGGAATTATTGCCATTTCAACAATTACGaagtgcacttcctgttttccgtTTCTCTGCGCTCTTTGTATGAACGTGTTCTTGTCGGACTGGAACCAGAACTTCTCTAAGCAGCTTTGTAGCGAGGGCCCTTTCCTTTCCGCTCTCACACTGACCCTCCGAACACATTCTGATTGAAAGAAAGGGCGCCATTGTGTTTGACCATGAGATTTAGCTGTTGTGTCCAACAAATGTCCTTTTACTTTTAAGCTATGtggaccagctggaccagcagctgctgcctaagcctgctgctgctcgccATTCATTGCTCGGCAGGCAGGCAGGATACATCAATCGCCTCCTTTTTCCAGAATATAGCTTTCTCCCAAATTTATGTTACACTCTTAATGACACTGAGTCACTCCTGCAGATGCTAAATACAGCAGTAATACGTCATTTTCCAGTTATATCCAGTATAATTGgccaacctgtttttttttacatttcagtgaAAATTAATGACAAATGAATAAGAGAAGATGGAATATAACTTACAtttactttacatttatttgcctgtatgatgtatgtctattctctcctctgcctgcccCCCCACTTCTCCTTCTTTACTCGTCGTCCATCAGCTCCccccatgagcctggtcctgctcaaggtttcttcctgttaataaGGAGTTTCTCCTTCTACTGATATTTATTTGGGGTCAGGATCTGAGTTTCTGTGAAGCACTTCGGGACGGGTTGGACAGttgctatttaaataaagattaatatAATTGAACTGACCTTATCCTACATTAAGTTCTGCCACCAGACCTGGTCACATgatagcagcagtaatagtagtagtttCACCTGCATATATAAGTGAACATGAACAATTATCTCTTTGTGCAACACGCATAAAATTAGATTTAGCCAGTAATTTATGAAAACTAAGTTTGAAAACCTTTCTTTGACAATGTAATATGAAAACAAACCGcaagtgaatgcaatgaaaCTGGATTATAAATGTCCTGTGCATTGGGAGAAACGTGTCCCTTCACACAGAATACACGGGTTTCTGTTTTAGTTCATTTCACCAGTAATCCGGTGGCGACCTCTCACCTCCCTAGTGTTGCAGCCCAGCCAGTGTTGATGCTAACATGAGAGCACTTCAGACGATGCAAATAAAAGCAATTGATGTTGTTTTATTCTGGAGGTCTTAAACTGAAGTGGGGCAGTCGCTTTTGTCAAGAGCTGCAGGGCCTCTGTCTTTCAATTGTTAATTTGCTCGGTTCACTTTCCTCACGTGCCTTCTGACGCACAGAACTACAGCAAAACTGCTGATTTGCTCCTGTGGTTTATAACACTATGGAATGATTCCaacttccaagttgagcagctTCACTCCGATATCTGCTCCCAGACATAATGAATCTGTCCAAAGTGCATGAGATCGCTACCCTCCCTGAGTCCAACCCTGGTTTGTGTCGTACAAATAGAGCCGAGCGGACCTTCACGCTGTGAATATGCTCTCGTTAGTTTAAGTTTAGATTATTTATGCTTTGTGTTACTGATGTGACAGGCTCGTTTCCTGTCAGTTATAGCCCGTTAAtattgaatgaatgaatgaatgaatgaattcagTGTCTGATGTGTCCCTTTCAGTTTCCTGCTGGTGTTCAGCTGTTTGGTGCTGTCCGTGTTCTCGACCATCCACGAACACCAGAAGTTTGCCAACCAAGGACTCTTCATCTTGGTAAGAGTCTTTTCATGTGACCGCTATagcatctgtcccccccccccccccccccccgcccccataTGCCACGCCCCCTCACTTCCTGCGCCGTATCCATATCtgcttgcgtgtgtgttgaATTGTTCGCCAGTGGAGGCGCAGACAGCCGTGTAAGCAGGTGGGGGGATTCAGGTGTTGTCGACTTTGCAGGAAATCACAGACATGATCCACTAATCCTAATAGCTATCCCATAATCCCCCACCCCTCTCCCCTCCACTCAGGCTGCTTTAATGGGCTGCTTTCTCCTTTAGAGCCCGTCTCACACACTGTCTCCCCACCTTGCTCCAGTCCATGAGTGATTTAATAGTGGGATTCTTGACGTTCCCTCGGTCGGCTCTTTCGATCAATCGTCCAGCCATTATCAGGAAATCAGCAATTAGTGGACTTTACTCACATGAACATTTGTTCTAATGACAGATTGCTTCTTAAACTGTCTGTAGGGTCTAAAAACCTGAAAGCAAGACAGACAAACTGTGGGAGACGATTGATGTGCTGAGCAAAGACTTGTTAGTTTGCATAGGAGACATATGTGAGGTTTTTATATTCAACACGAACACTGCAATCAGTTCATTTTTAATGTACTTAGCCTTGAATACAGTACACTAAAGCGCGATGCTTCCAAAAGCATCGTCTGAATTTGAAAACTACAGctgtttttaaattttattggGCTTAAACTACTCACATCAGCTGTGGTCAAACTGATGTTTAGGGGATCTGTCACACACCTCTTTCACGTGgctgttgcatgtgtgtgatttcCAGGAGTTTGTGATGATTGTCGTGTTTGGATTGGAGTACTTCATCAGGATCTGGGCAGCCGGCTGTTGCTGCAGATATCGAGGATGGCAGGGAAGGCTGAGATTTGCCAGAAAGCCCTTCTGTGTCATAGGTACGCGCCTTCCCCGACTTACTGTCAGAACGGCGAAGTCCGCTCCCACAATAACCACTTTCTCCACCTTTCTGCTCGTCTTACTCACAGACTTGATCGTGTTTGTGCCGTCACTGGCGGTGATAGCAGCGGGGACGCAGGGTAACATTTTCGCCACGTCAGCCCTGCGGAGCATGCGCTTCCTGCAGATCTTACGCATGGTTCGCATGGACCGGCGCGGAGGCACCTGGAAACTTCTCGGCTCGGTCGTTTACGCTCACAGCAAGGTGGGAATGTTCAGCGCAGTCTTccagaaaaaacacactttttgaGGACAGACAATAGTAAAAAGTAACATCCATGTTATGTTCACATGGTTGCGGCAAGTCCAATGATGTCCACCTGCTACCTCATTACATTACGGAGCCCGTTTGACTTTACAACAAAATTagacagtggtgatgatgataaattGATGCATCAGCTGTTCGTGTAAGCAGAAACTCCCTGCTGAGTCAAAGTAGGAGCTAAATGTGATGGGGATGATGGGAATTTAGCCAATAATGATGACATGGTGGCAAGTaaagatggagctgctgctgctgacaggtgTGAGTAATATCTGTCTTTGCTTGTGTGTCTCTCAGGAGTTGATTACTGCTTGGTACATAGGCTTTCTGGTCCTGATCTTTGCCTCCTTCTTTGTCTACCTGGTAGAGAAGGACGTCAACACAGACTTTAACACCTATGCAGACTCCCTCTGGTGGGGGACTGTGAGTACTGCACGATGCGCACGATGTATCTGTTGAAGAAGTAAAGCACGCTGTCCTTGCAAATATGGACACATTCATACATGCGATCAAGAGCACAAAATCAGTGCTTTTTTGACCTTTCATGGCATTTAATCTTTATCTTTGACCCATCCAGATTACACTAACTACTATCGGTTACGGCGATAAGACCCCTCGTACCTGGCAGGGACGACTGCTCGCTGCCGGCTTTGCTCTCCTGGGAGTCTCCTTCTTCGCTCTGCCTGCTGTAAGCTTCTGGCATTCACACTGGATATTTACACGCGGGCATCACAATCACACATCTTCTCGCGATCCACAACCCTCAGGGAATCCTGGGGTCGGGCTTCGCCTTGAAGGTGCAGGAGCAGCACCGGCAGAAGCACtttgagaagaggaggatgccTGCTGCCAACCTGATACAGGTGACAGCGGCAGGGttccttttcaaaataaaataacagcagatctgaactttaactttaacttttCTGAACTTTGTCTTCCTACAGGCTGCATGGCGTCTCTACTCTACAGACGCCAGTCACTCCTACCTTACAGCCACATGGTACTTCTATGACAGCATGCTGCCTTCGTTCAGGTAAGCTCTTCTATTAGCTTCAGCTCAGAGAGGAATcatgctggagctgtggcatgTGCATATATGCAGACAGAGATGTAAGAGGTCTCTGGCAGAACTCAACTCAACTACTGGCGTTACTTTGTATTGGTCCCACTCACATATCCACTACACATTGGGTCCAGAGGGTCTTGAAAGTggtgtttttaatatttaatttgcaATTTCTTGATTCAGTTTTTGGTCCAGTCCATTAggattgatttcattttttttttctgcacagtGGTTTCTTATTCTTTACCTTTATGTATTAATTTGACTAATTGTTATGTGCTTAAAAGGAGAGGGTAAATTAAAGTGAAAAATTCAATCTCAGAACATTTTTTCATATAGAGGCAACGATCTAATGATaaacttttttgtgtgtttgttcattgTTCTGCTCAAGTACAAATTATTTTAGTTTAATTCAGCAAAGCTTGAGAGTATTGTGACAGCAGATGGGTGCATCTCAACTCATCTTATTTCCCCTAAGTATCCCTCTTCTTTTGAGTGTTTGGACCATTGATTTGGCCTTTGTGTGAGTTCTTCATATTTTGTTGggtttcttttgtttatttgtcatGTGTTCttcatgtgtttatttgtgcacGTGGGCTGTCAGAGAACTGACGCTACTGTTCAGTCACCTCCAGCGACAGCGTAACACCAAGAAGGTTCTCCACAACTCCTACCATACGCTGTTGTCTGGGCTGTGGCCCTACAGCTCCCCCTACCTGTCGGGGGACAGGTATGCACCCCACTGCCTTCATACAGCCTACTCCACTACACCCAGACAGCCAGTCCTACGACTACTCACCCTCACACGCATTCAGGAGGTGTTCCAAGAACAGACGAGTGTGTACAGATCTTTTTTGTGCATGAATGTGTCTATTAATGTCTCACTAATGCTGATCTGAGACCACTGTGTTGCAgacgccccccctcctccccctccccacactGCTGCTTTACATCTTTGTCTGCTTAGCTCATACTTGCTCAACTGCTCCATCTCCCATTGTTGACTCACTGGTTCCATCTTCATGTCTTCATTTTCCATTCCCCTTCCATCTGCTCTTCTCCATGCTgcccatcctccatccaccatccttcatctgctctcagGAAGGCAGAGGGTCCACGCAGGTTTGTCCCTTAGATCCAGAGACCTTCTCACTGATCTCTGTCAGTCATTAGAGAGGATTTGCTGCAGGAAACTCTACCGACCTCTTTAATAGAAACTCTAATAAAGATGAGTGTAGGACTTCATAGATCTGTCGAGACGACTGTAAACTTACTGTTATTGttcagagcagctgctgccactCCATGATACGTATGCTCAGGTGAAACGTGCCACAGGCGCATGAACCTTCACCTTATCACTGTCTCCATAGTCCAAAACTGCCTCTCATAAACCTCGAGGACACAAGGTTAGGACAGATTAGGGGGCTTTGGAGTATTGAGACATCACACCTCACGCCTCCACCTCACCCTCAGGTTTTACCCACACGGGTTTACCATGTTCCCAGAGTGTGTCCcaggacttcctgtcctctttcacCGTCCCACCCCTTCttccactcctccccctcccctcaccctctctccctctgacttGTGTGTCTTCTCAGTCAGCTCCTTTCTAAAAAACGGGGTCTCTTCCGGATTCACGCTGGCCGCAAGCAGAGGTATCCACGGCTCCGGGCCTGTGCACGGGGGCACGCTGAAACATTACCAATCAATAACATCACGtcctcctttaacacacacaatCCGCTCAGCCTGCCTGAAAACACTCACCATTTTGTGGATCAGTGCAGTCATTTGTTTTCAaaaatttctgttttttgttatAAAGCATCCATAACGAAAAATAGAATAAAGCACACCGCTGTCCCGGATAATTTGAATATTCCAGCTGTTACTGCTTAAATGTTCTGGACTCTGGTCCACAAATGTGAGTGAATCTTGCTGGTGCAGTGCTGCTCCTTCCTGAACTCTTTCCAGAGAACCTCGAGTCAGGTTCGATGTTGTCTGAAAACGACAATGAAACGCGTTGAAAACGATGTGTTTTAGTTCCTG from Takifugu rubripes chromosome 12, fTakRub1.2, whole genome shotgun sequence harbors:
- the kcnq4 gene encoding potassium voltage-gated channel subfamily KQT member 4 isoform X6, producing the protein MLGSPSNNGGIRMLAPPAPDDDRRVEFVALTAVHTERSEPSTPERGHPSHRTGLLGTPLPGPPGPRANTSASSKRFRKLQNFLYNVLERPRGFAFIYHAFNFLLVFSCLVLSVFSTIHEHQKFANQGLFILEFVMIVVFGLEYFIRIWAAGCCCRYRGWQGRLRFARKPFCVIDLIVFVPSLAVIAAGTQGNIFATSALRSMRFLQILRMVRMDRRGGTWKLLGSVVYAHSKELITAWYIGFLVLIFASFFVYLVEKDVNTDFNTYADSLWWGTITLTTIGYGDKTPRTWQGRLLAAGFALLGVSFFALPAGILGSGFALKVQEQHRQKHFEKRRMPAANLIQAAWRLYSTDASHSYLTATWYFYDSMLPSFRELTLLFSHLQRQRNTKKVLHNSYHTLLSGLWPYSSPYLSGDSSKIGFRDRIRMNNSRSSQTIRSKASPLPPGSNVRRSPSQENVPDPTSPGKVQKSWSFNDRTRFRTSLRLKPRPPADVEGVGEDSTEDKPYCDMAMEEVIPAVKTLIRAVRILKFLVAKRKFKETLRPYDVKDVIEQYSAGHLDMLGRIKSLQTRALLA